From one Phocaeicola salanitronis DSM 18170 genomic stretch:
- a CDS encoding FimB/Mfa2 family fimbrial subunit produces MKKSRKLGMYWALLCTFATLAMTSCIKEDRDDCVTEQAGVTLRFRYTYNVTEGDAFGREADRVLVWIFDEGGRLLSQLNEEGEYIDNGFEMEIPDLGVGKYTFVAWAQETDSNDALANFTFPELQAGTSTLTDLHARLNREDDVCRTELNGLLCGTVEGEVTGGEDVFTVDMMKCTNKLRIILMPYRAGQQLQAEDYRFVIDGHNGWLDYKGDTYEEDPLTYEPYLQELSTASDAEAAEGEVNHAVVAELNTSRMMYEQKPRLRILNNDTGETLLDLNLTWFLSLQAIGEHRSEWSDQEYLDRQDEFAMTFFVDGDTFLMSRIIVNDWVLSLENVDLEGGKDVL; encoded by the coding sequence ATGAAAAAGAGTCGAAAACTTGGTATGTATTGGGCGCTTCTTTGCACGTTTGCGACATTGGCTATGACCTCGTGCATCAAAGAAGACCGAGACGATTGTGTGACGGAGCAAGCCGGAGTGACGCTTCGCTTCCGCTATACGTACAATGTGACAGAAGGCGATGCGTTCGGCAGGGAAGCCGACCGCGTGCTGGTATGGATATTCGATGAAGGAGGAAGGCTGCTCTCCCAGTTGAACGAAGAAGGCGAGTATATCGACAACGGTTTCGAAATGGAGATACCCGACTTGGGTGTAGGGAAATACACCTTCGTGGCATGGGCGCAGGAAACCGACAGCAACGATGCCCTTGCCAACTTCACTTTCCCCGAACTGCAGGCAGGAACGTCTACACTGACCGACCTTCATGCACGCCTGAACCGGGAAGACGACGTTTGCCGTACTGAACTGAACGGTTTGCTTTGCGGGACAGTAGAGGGCGAAGTGACCGGTGGTGAAGACGTGTTTACGGTAGACATGATGAAATGCACCAACAAGCTGCGTATCATCCTGATGCCTTACCGTGCCGGACAGCAGTTGCAAGCCGAAGATTACCGTTTCGTAATTGACGGGCACAACGGCTGGCTGGACTATAAAGGAGATACTTACGAGGAAGACCCGTTGACATACGAGCCTTACTTGCAGGAACTTTCTACGGCAAGTGATGCGGAGGCTGCGGAAGGCGAAGTAAACCATGCCGTAGTGGCGGAATTGAACACCTCGCGAATGATGTACGAACAGAAACCCCGCCTGCGCATCTTGAATAACGATACGGGCGAAACCTTGCTCGACTTGAACTTGACATGGTTCCTCTCGTTGCAGGCTATCGGCGAACACCGGAGCGAATGGAGCGACCAGGAATACCTCGACCGCCAAGATGAGTTTGCGATGACATTCTTCGTAGACGGCGACACCTTCCTGATGAGCCGCATCATCGTAAACGACTGGGTATTGTCTTTGGAAAACGTTGACTTAGAAGGAGGAAAGGACGTATTATGA
- a CDS encoding DUF4906 domain-containing protein, with protein sequence MKKIRYIILLALCAISMSACQDDLVENASVGGADVNKPVKVDLKIGIPKSMEVEVTRADNSYSGMYGVRLYVFSGNNLLGDPQQILEDNNLIKGSISDQGQYYTATDITLYEGTQTVYAIGNITRTGYWSTNTLSELDQAAYEGKNKLDEYLYSLLSATVTGKTFPSIATDYMPLSGVSEITVENGQTDDIIRLKRLVAQIKFKIDTEYSGNDAIVTFTPSSYSFYNLATKGYVLGGENKAILAEDVYNTNPQFNFEITEDETEGTTQAGFSVFIPENIQRVKEVVGSICESYDDRESFNGQGQNKNWIFAPDKATYVVLKGICKETDQSTGRLRRYGNVEYTIHLGDFSENGSMTDFSVERNYIYTYTVSIQGMEKIKVEAEKTPNEDYQNGAEGSVIELGEASKVFSLDAHYEQVFVEYNLSNILREVQTTNPNADLTNEDDVNAVKEDIADHFQLSIHTPMNTVDTSDELRLPYSPLRSSGDESIDMAGIDYDWIEFYPQEGNDVISLYPGEESENLYSPYQICRMMGEAIYQMFEHSDNLSFTPSVTGLIIEQEGEDFVARFTIFVNEYFYKTKLDGTTVAWGDFTGKEPRTMLIASNMAISDDLNSTYSTAQTYITQRAIETFYRPESDYNTNALGLETYNENGVIQGFGNADNSTNDWSNGRTNMLVNVGILRNSNSTNWQTVEWYDYERNSGYIDFTQVGYLDDNSLANHQWEYELNSNSAFYACLSRNRDLNGNGNIDRDEVRWYLPALSQYLRMGIGTKALSNETQLYTGIKSQMQADGYPGSYLKDGALYFVNTSDPRDGGDFTLYWAVEVGSYGSPGMGGGGAMIRCVRNLPNESVVQNAHDDETLVNDKALAVPVYGTLKAINYGDDKNAVFDFGDRLVESIFRNSAQAQWGPYLPHTEEDDDEMMLPGAFVVAATDTNVSNAQIAFGIYTNGNYDYGDDPCSTYSEANDRSDRGYWRTPNLNELMVMSTVNDQIQMATNSFSRTRFSNSRVRPGFYFNTSGMITVNGSGDDHTGNINGGGYVRCVRDATVDDLNEARDW encoded by the coding sequence ATGAAAAAGATAAGATATATAATATTATTGGCATTATGTGCTATCAGTATGTCAGCCTGTCAAGACGATTTGGTTGAAAACGCATCGGTTGGTGGAGCAGACGTAAACAAGCCCGTTAAGGTGGATTTGAAAATTGGTATTCCCAAGTCAATGGAAGTGGAAGTGACAAGGGCGGATAATAGCTATTCAGGAATGTACGGTGTTCGCCTTTATGTATTTTCTGGAAATAATCTGTTAGGTGATCCGCAGCAAATACTAGAAGATAACAATTTGATAAAAGGTAGTATAAGTGATCAAGGGCAATATTATACAGCTACTGATATAACATTATATGAAGGTACTCAAACAGTTTATGCAATAGGAAATATTACCAGGACCGGATATTGGTCAACTAATACATTATCCGAGTTAGATCAAGCTGCATATGAAGGGAAGAATAAGCTAGATGAGTATTTGTATTCGCTATTAAGCGCAACTGTTACCGGTAAAACTTTTCCTTCTATTGCTACTGACTACATGCCATTATCTGGAGTTAGTGAGATAACTGTAGAAAATGGTCAAACTGACGATATTATAAGGTTAAAACGTTTGGTTGCTCAAATCAAGTTTAAAATAGATACAGAATATTCAGGAAATGACGCGATAGTGACGTTTACTCCGAGCAGTTATTCTTTTTACAACCTTGCAACAAAAGGTTATGTTTTAGGAGGTGAAAATAAAGCTATCTTAGCTGAAGATGTGTACAATACTAATCCTCAATTTAATTTTGAGATAACAGAAGATGAAACAGAAGGAACTACTCAAGCTGGTTTTTCTGTGTTTATTCCGGAAAATATACAGCGAGTGAAAGAGGTTGTTGGAAGTATCTGCGAAAGTTATGACGACCGTGAAAGTTTTAATGGACAAGGACAAAACAAAAATTGGATATTCGCACCAGATAAGGCTACTTATGTTGTATTGAAAGGCATTTGTAAAGAAACGGATCAGTCTACGGGAAGGTTACGCCGTTATGGGAATGTTGAATATACAATTCATTTAGGAGATTTTAGCGAAAATGGAAGTATGACCGATTTTTCTGTAGAACGTAACTATATCTATACTTATACCGTATCTATACAAGGTATGGAAAAAATTAAAGTAGAAGCGGAAAAAACTCCAAATGAAGATTATCAAAATGGTGCGGAAGGCAGTGTGATAGAATTAGGAGAAGCATCGAAAGTCTTTAGTTTAGACGCTCATTATGAACAAGTCTTTGTTGAATATAACTTGTCAAATATTCTGCGTGAAGTACAAACAACTAATCCAAATGCGGATTTAACCAATGAAGATGATGTTAATGCAGTAAAGGAAGATATCGCGGATCATTTCCAATTATCTATTCACACTCCAATGAATACAGTGGATACAAGTGATGAATTACGTCTTCCGTATAGTCCTTTGCGAAGTAGCGGAGATGAAAGTATAGATATGGCAGGGATTGATTATGATTGGATTGAATTTTATCCTCAAGAAGGAAACGATGTAATATCACTTTATCCAGGTGAAGAAAGTGAGAATCTTTATTCCCCCTATCAAATCTGTAGAATGATGGGAGAGGCAATTTACCAAATGTTTGAGCATTCGGATAATTTGTCTTTTACCCCTTCAGTTACTGGTCTGATAATTGAGCAAGAAGGGGAAGACTTTGTAGCGCGTTTTACCATATTTGTAAATGAATATTTCTATAAAACCAAATTGGATGGAACAACAGTAGCATGGGGAGATTTTACAGGTAAGGAACCAAGAACTATGTTGATAGCAAGTAATATGGCAATCAGCGATGATTTAAACAGTACATATTCTACGGCACAAACTTATATAACTCAGCGTGCTATAGAGACATTTTATAGACCAGAATCTGATTATAACACCAATGCTTTAGGATTGGAAACATATAATGAAAATGGAGTAATACAAGGTTTTGGTAACGCAGATAATAGTACGAATGATTGGTCTAATGGACGTACAAATATGTTGGTTAATGTCGGCATCTTAAGAAACTCAAACTCTACTAACTGGCAAACGGTTGAATGGTATGATTATGAAAGAAACAGTGGTTACATAGATTTTACACAAGTTGGGTATTTGGATGATAATTCATTGGCGAATCATCAGTGGGAGTATGAGTTGAATAGTAATAGTGCGTTTTATGCTTGTTTATCGCGTAACCGCGATTTAAATGGGAATGGTAATATAGATAGAGATGAAGTACGTTGGTATCTGCCAGCTTTATCACAATATTTACGTATGGGGATCGGTACCAAAGCATTATCTAATGAAACCCAATTATACACAGGTATCAAATCTCAAATGCAAGCAGATGGATATCCTGGTAGTTATTTAAAAGACGGTGCTTTATATTTTGTAAATACAAGCGACCCTAGAGACGGAGGAGATTTCACTTTATATTGGGCTGTAGAAGTCGGTTCTTATGGTTCCCCAGGCATGGGAGGTGGAGGTGCTATGATACGTTGCGTGCGTAATCTTCCTAATGAAAGTGTTGTACAAAATGCACATGATGACGAAACTTTAGTAAATGACAAGGCTTTGGCTGTTCCTGTTTACGGAACATTAAAAGCGATTAATTATGGTGATGATAAAAATGCAGTGTTTGATTTTGGAGACCGGTTGGTAGAATCAATTTTCCGAAATAGTGCTCAAGCACAATGGGGTCCTTATCTTCCTCATACAGAAGAAGATGATGATGAAATGATGTTGCCAGGGGCATTCGTTGTTGCAGCAACTGATACTAATGTGTCAAATGCGCAAATTGCATTTGGAATATATACAAATGGCAATTATGATTATGGTGACGATCCTTGTTCTACATATTCAGAAGCAAATGATAGAAGTGATAGAGGATATTGGCGTACGCCTAATCTTAATGAACTGATGGTTATGTCTACAGTAAATGATCAGATTCAAATGGCAACCAATTCATTTTCAAGGACTCGATTTTCAAATTCAAGAGTTCGACCTGGCTTCTATTTTAACACTTCAGGAATGATAACCGTTAATGGGTCAGGAGATGACCATACAGGTAACATCAATGGTGGTGGTTACGTTCGTTGTGTACGTGATGCTACAGTTGATGATTTGAATGAGGCTAGAGATTGGTAA
- a CDS encoding ATP-binding protein, protein MISRIIKNSILSDYKRKKVIVLLGARQVGKTTLLSELREGKEKVLLLNCDNVDDTLALEGKTSTELKQLLLPYDLVFIDEAQRVKNIGLTLKMIGDLKLDTQVVVTGSSSLDIASEVNEPATGRLIEYNLFPLSLAELAMNSSEREEGRLLENRMVYGLYPEVVTEPGDAKRTLISLTNNYLYKDLFTYRGIKKPDLIQKLVRALALQLGSEVSYNELSSLLGVDRGTVETYINLLEKCFVVFRLDSFSRNLRNEIKKGKKVYFYDNGIRNAVLSNFAPLALRNDAGALWENLMVSERIKRNAYYCNYAQLFFWRTHEQQEIDLIEEQDGILHTFEFKWNGKAKSSLPKAFANSYPNSTYEVITPENYWPFVK, encoded by the coding sequence ATGATAAGCCGTATAATAAAGAATTCTATTTTATCCGATTACAAGCGTAAAAAGGTGATTGTCCTGTTGGGGGCAAGACAAGTCGGCAAGACTACTTTGCTTTCCGAGCTACGCGAGGGAAAAGAAAAGGTGCTTTTATTGAATTGTGACAATGTAGATGACACCTTGGCTTTAGAAGGTAAGACCTCAACCGAATTGAAACAGCTCTTGCTGCCTTACGATCTTGTATTCATAGACGAAGCCCAACGGGTGAAAAATATTGGACTGACACTGAAAATGATTGGGGACCTGAAGCTGGATACCCAAGTAGTCGTTACAGGCTCTTCATCGCTTGACATAGCCAGCGAAGTAAACGAACCTGCCACCGGAAGGCTGATTGAATACAACTTGTTCCCGCTTTCTTTGGCTGAACTGGCAATGAACAGTTCGGAGAGAGAGGAGGGCAGATTGTTGGAAAACAGAATGGTTTATGGGCTTTATCCGGAAGTGGTAACAGAGCCGGGCGATGCCAAACGCACCTTAATCTCGCTCACGAACAATTATCTGTATAAAGACCTGTTCACTTATAGAGGCATAAAGAAACCAGACCTGATTCAAAAGTTGGTAAGGGCACTGGCTCTACAATTGGGCAGCGAGGTTTCATACAACGAGCTTAGCAGCCTGTTGGGTGTAGACAGAGGCACGGTAGAAACCTATATCAATCTGTTGGAGAAATGTTTTGTCGTGTTCAGGCTGGATTCGTTTAGCCGCAATCTGCGGAATGAAATAAAGAAAGGGAAAAAGGTTTATTTCTATGACAACGGGATAAGAAACGCTGTCCTGTCAAACTTTGCGCCATTGGCATTAAGAAACGATGCCGGTGCCTTGTGGGAAAACTTAATGGTAAGCGAACGGATAAAGCGGAACGCTTATTACTGCAATTATGCCCAATTGTTCTTTTGGCGTACACACGAACAGCAAGAGATTGACTTAATAGAGGAACAAGACGGAATACTACATACATTTGAATTTAAATGGAATGGGAAAGCCAAGAGCAGTTTACCCAAAGCTTTTGCCAACTCTTACCCAAACTCAACTTACGAGGTCATTACACCGGAAAATTATTGGCCGTTCGTGAAATAG
- a CDS encoding AsmA family protein — MKKALKIAGITVGVILILLLVLPFAFQGKIEQLVKQEGNKMLNAQFDFGALNISLLRNFPSASVTLEDFYLKGAGAFENDTLIQAGELTAAVNLLSLFGDSGYDISKIIIEDTKVKAIVLENGQPNWDVMKASAETDTVQESPAESSPIRIKLKKLSVKDLSVSYDDRQAGMYAAIENLKATCSGDFGSERTLVDLELETPSLTYRTGGVPFLNHAALKADMNVAADLVNKKFTLQDNSISLNAIKLNIDGWAAMQKDGMGMDIKLNTNEVGFKELLSLIPAIYAKDFQDLKTDGKASLTAFAKGTLTQDQMPQFEVALNVENAMFRYPSLPAGVDGINISATVKNPGGNIDATEVTISPFDFTLAGNPFSLKAIVKTPTSDPDLQATAKGTLDLGKIKDVYPLEDMSLNGTIQADMSLAGRLSYIEKEQYGQMKAEGSIRLNGMKLNMKDIPAVDIQRSTFTFSPRYLQLSETTVNIGNNDVTLDSRFENYLGYVLKGSTLKGNLNVSSNHLNLNDFISSDTTAVQTQAPTDTTAASSSSGVIRIPENIDFNMQANLKEVLFDKMKLENVNGTLLVKNGTIDMRNLSFNTMGGSITANGAYSAPKASQPRLNAGFDMKDIGFAQAYQELGLVQQLAPIFSGLKGNFSGKLQIDAPLDENMSPVMQKVQGSGNLSTQDLSLSDVKFINQVADIVKKPSMKDIPVKDLDLSFEIKDGRVNTEPFDLKLGDYTMNLSGSTGLDQTIDYTGKITLPSGGIGSAFGTVDMTIGGTFTSPQVGIDMASLAKNAAEQALKGIVGNDSKEGESEEKESVIDKALNLFKKKK, encoded by the coding sequence ATGAAAAAGGCTTTAAAAATCGCAGGCATCACGGTAGGCGTGATTCTTATCCTGCTTTTGGTTCTTCCTTTTGCTTTTCAAGGGAAAATAGAACAGCTTGTCAAGCAAGAAGGAAACAAGATGCTCAATGCTCAGTTTGATTTCGGTGCGCTCAACATCAGCTTGTTGCGCAACTTCCCGTCCGCTTCGGTCACACTGGAAGACTTCTATCTGAAAGGTGCGGGAGCATTCGAAAACGATACGCTCATCCAAGCCGGGGAACTGACCGCGGCGGTCAACCTTCTTTCGCTTTTCGGAGATAGCGGATACGACATTTCCAAGATTATCATCGAAGACACCAAGGTAAAGGCGATTGTACTGGAAAACGGACAACCCAACTGGGATGTCATGAAGGCTTCCGCCGAAACCGATACCGTACAGGAAAGCCCTGCCGAAAGCTCGCCTATCCGCATCAAACTGAAAAAGCTGTCTGTCAAGGATTTGTCGGTAAGCTACGATGACCGTCAGGCAGGCATGTATGCCGCTATCGAAAACCTGAAAGCAACTTGCTCGGGAGACTTCGGAAGCGAACGGACCCTTGTCGACTTGGAACTGGAAACTCCCTCGCTCACGTACCGCACAGGCGGTGTACCCTTCTTAAATCATGCCGCATTGAAAGCCGACATGAACGTGGCTGCCGACCTTGTAAACAAGAAATTCACCTTACAGGACAATTCCATCAGCCTGAATGCCATCAAGCTGAATATTGACGGATGGGCAGCCATGCAAAAAGACGGCATGGGAATGGACATCAAGCTGAATACGAACGAAGTAGGATTCAAGGAGCTGCTTTCGCTCATCCCCGCTATCTATGCGAAAGACTTCCAAGACCTGAAAACTGACGGAAAGGCTTCACTTACGGCATTTGCCAAAGGAACGTTGACGCAAGACCAGATGCCCCAGTTTGAAGTGGCGCTCAATGTAGAGAACGCCATGTTCCGCTATCCGTCTCTGCCCGCCGGCGTAGACGGCATCAATATCTCGGCTACGGTCAAGAATCCGGGCGGGAATATCGATGCGACCGAAGTGACTATCAGCCCCTTCGACTTCACCTTGGCAGGTAATCCGTTCAGCCTGAAAGCCATTGTAAAGACTCCCACCAGCGACCCCGACCTGCAGGCTACGGCGAAAGGGACACTCGACTTAGGCAAGATTAAAGATGTCTATCCGCTGGAAGACATGTCGCTTAACGGAACCATCCAAGCAGACATGAGCCTTGCCGGAAGGTTATCGTATATCGAGAAAGAACAATACGGGCAGATGAAAGCCGAAGGAAGCATCCGCCTGAACGGCATGAAGCTGAATATGAAAGACATACCTGCCGTAGACATCCAACGTTCTACCTTCACGTTCTCGCCCCGTTACCTGCAACTGAGCGAAACTACGGTCAACATAGGCAATAACGATGTAACCTTGGATAGCCGTTTCGAGAACTATTTAGGCTACGTCTTGAAAGGCTCCACCCTGAAAGGGAACCTCAACGTGAGCAGCAATCACCTGAACCTGAACGACTTCATCAGTTCAGACACCACGGCAGTACAAACCCAAGCCCCAACCGACACGACCGCGGCAAGTTCTTCTTCCGGAGTCATCCGCATCCCCGAAAACATCGACTTCAACATGCAGGCAAACCTGAAAGAAGTATTGTTCGACAAAATGAAGCTGGAGAACGTAAACGGTACGCTATTGGTCAAAAACGGCACCATAGACATGCGCAACCTTTCCTTCAACACCATGGGAGGAAGCATCACCGCCAACGGCGCTTATTCGGCTCCGAAAGCCAGCCAGCCACGCCTGAACGCAGGGTTTGACATGAAGGACATCGGCTTCGCCCAAGCTTACCAAGAGTTAGGGCTGGTACAGCAACTGGCTCCTATCTTCAGCGGGCTGAAAGGAAACTTCTCAGGCAAGCTCCAGATAGACGCTCCGCTCGACGAAAACATGAGCCCCGTAATGCAAAAGGTACAAGGAAGCGGGAACTTATCGACCCAAGACTTGAGCTTAAGCGATGTGAAATTCATCAATCAAGTGGCTGACATCGTAAAGAAACCTTCGATGAAAGACATTCCAGTAAAGGACCTTGACCTCAGTTTCGAGATAAAAGACGGACGGGTAAATACCGAACCGTTCGACTTAAAGCTGGGCGATTACACCATGAACCTTTCCGGCTCTACCGGCCTGGACCAAACCATCGACTATACGGGTAAAATCACGTTGCCTTCGGGAGGAATCGGCTCGGCTTTTGGCACGGTAGACATGACCATCGGAGGAACATTCACCTCGCCCCAAGTAGGCATCGACATGGCAAGCCTTGCCAAGAACGCCGCCGAACAAGCCCTAAAGGGCATCGTTGGTAACGATTCGAAAGAAGGTGAATCCGAGGAAAAAGAATCCGTTATCGACAAGGCGCTCAACTTGTTTAAAAAGAAGAAATAA
- a CDS encoding DUF2027 domain-containing protein, whose protein sequence is MKIGDKVRFLSEVGGGIVKGFQGKDIALVEGEDGFEIPMLVKECVVIETDDYNIPLKSNKKTNVPETVDEEPEEEEEKPVTYRAPEIKGNDVLNVYLAYVPQDVKAISTTAFDAYLVNDSNYFIDYLYLSAEGKNWTLRSRGTVAPNMKQLLEEFEKSELSNMEHVAVQLLAYKDDRTFLMKPVVGTELRIDTVKFYKLHTFQQTDFFAEPALLYDIVRDDEEAKQVFVSADDIKEALLQKSVSDKPKMPKNRQPKVKNDIVEIDLHIHELLDDTGGMSNAEMLHYQLDVFRKTLDEYKNKKGQRIVFIHGKGDGVLRRAILDELKRKYKNYSSQDASFREYGFGATMVTIH, encoded by the coding sequence ATGAAAATAGGAGATAAAGTGCGCTTCCTGAGTGAAGTGGGAGGCGGAATCGTGAAAGGATTCCAAGGGAAAGACATTGCGCTGGTAGAGGGAGAAGACGGATTCGAGATACCGATGCTGGTGAAAGAATGCGTGGTTATCGAGACCGATGATTACAACATCCCGTTGAAATCAAACAAGAAAACGAATGTGCCGGAAACGGTGGACGAAGAGCCGGAAGAAGAAGAGGAGAAGCCCGTCACTTACCGTGCCCCGGAAATAAAAGGGAACGATGTGCTGAACGTGTATCTGGCATACGTGCCGCAAGACGTTAAGGCGATTTCTACAACGGCTTTCGATGCCTATTTGGTGAACGATAGCAATTATTTCATTGATTATCTGTATCTCTCGGCGGAAGGAAAGAACTGGACTTTGCGTAGCAGAGGGACGGTCGCTCCCAATATGAAGCAGCTTTTGGAGGAATTTGAGAAGAGCGAGTTAAGCAATATGGAACATGTTGCCGTGCAGTTGCTGGCATACAAAGACGACCGTACTTTCCTGATGAAACCGGTGGTCGGCACGGAATTGCGCATTGATACGGTGAAGTTTTATAAGCTCCATACGTTCCAGCAAACCGATTTCTTCGCAGAACCGGCATTGTTGTACGACATTGTGCGTGATGATGAGGAGGCGAAGCAAGTTTTTGTTTCGGCGGACGACATCAAGGAAGCGTTGTTGCAGAAGAGCGTATCGGACAAGCCTAAAATGCCGAAGAACCGCCAGCCGAAAGTGAAGAACGACATTGTGGAAATAGATTTGCACATTCACGAGCTGCTGGATGACACCGGCGGCATGAGCAATGCCGAAATGCTTCATTACCAGTTGGACGTATTCCGGAAAACGCTGGACGAATACAAGAACAAGAAAGGGCAACGGATTGTATTTATTCACGGGAAAGGCGACGGCGTATTGCGCCGGGCGATTCTGGACGAGTTGAAGCGTAAATACAAGAACTATTCCAGCCAGGACGCATCCTTCCGCGAGTATGGTTTCGGAGCGACGATGGTCACGATTCATTAG